CAGCTCACGCTGGGCGCAgtgggcagtgtgtggagcacAGGGCAGAGGAAGTCCTAGGGAGCGAAGTGAGGGGCGGTGTCTTGTGTAAGGGGAGGGTCAGTAGTGAAAGCTGAAGCCGGGAGATCTGCACGTGCTCTGGTGACTCCGTTTCTGCACTTCCTGGTGCTCACACCTATTGGGGCTGGGTCGGTCCCagtagcgtgtgtgtgtgtgtttcctgggGCTCTGGGCACAAGAGTGCTTGTGTGTGGCCTGGCTGATTGTTACAAGAGGCTCTGGTTGTAAGGGCTGCAGGCGCTGGGGGTGGCCGATCGGGAGCACCTCGCGCAGAGGGAAATGCATGTGGGGTTGGGACGTCTGTTCGGGGTGCCTGGGTCTCCTTCTCCCAGTGTCCTGCAGACACATCTCCCAGCCAGGAACGCTGACCTCTCCTCCCATCGGAGCACTGTGAAGTTAGATCCATGTCCCACAGCTGGGGTCACTTTTCAGCAGCTGGTCCCGCCATTCAAGGCAGTTACAAGTCTCTGGAGATGGAGGAAGCACCCACAGGCCTGGGACGTGCGGGGCTTTACACAGCACTAGATGAGTGCGGATCAGCAGCACCCCGAGCCCGTGTGGTTTACaattctctgctggtgttttTCCCCCTGGATCTGTACTCATCTCATGCAGTCTGGGTGCCAGCAGTCTCTCTGCCTCTGGGTGCTCCTCCACGCTATGCTAGCATCCTAAGGCCTTTGTTGGGCTCCATGCATCTGCTCGCTTCCTTGCCTGGGAGCATGTGCATGCTCTGGCCCCCGGCAATGCCCTGCACCCCGGCAGGAAACTTGCACTTCCGGCTAGCTAGGTCCCTTTCCTACTCTCTCAGAGGATTTCCTGTGTTACGCGCCTTTCTTATCTCTTGTCTTGTGCCTGGCTTGCACATTCTGCCTACCTCAGCACCTTGCTGTCCTGCAGCCGAGGCTCAGTGTCAGTGGCTGAACTGGTCTGAGGCCTTACAGGAAGTTGCACGTTTCTGATCACGTGTGAGGGGCACGGTCAGTCGTGTTCACACGGGCAGCACCGAGGGTGGGACATGGCCAAAGCAGATGGGGAAGGGGCCGTTTCCCTGCGTGCCCAGGAAGCTGTTTCTGTTCTCAACAGCTGTTCTGTCACCCTCCTGCATTTTCCTTACAGACCCTCCCCTTTCagccccagctcttccccatgGCTTGAGTGACGCCCACACTGGCAATGTCCGCTGAACAATTCCCCCTTGGACAATGGCTTCTGATTGGGACTGGGACATCAGGGGGGttgcaggctgggattgaggggcactggcagagctgtggaggcACCGGGCTGGGATCGCAGaggggctggcagagctgtgggggcgcCAGGCTGGGATAGCATGGGGGCTGCAGGTCTGGATTGATGGGCACTGGCTGTGCGTAAGAACTGTGCGTAAGAACCCTTGTCCTCGCTGTGTCCCTCACACACTGGGGCATTGAATTTACCCCtttgctctctctccccctgccccagctggttCCATGGGAAGATCACgcgggagcaggcagagcggcTGCTGTACCCCCCAGAGACAGGCCTCTTCCTGGTGCGGGAGAGCACCAACTACCCAGGGGACTACACCCTGTGTGTGAGCTGCGAGGGGAAGGTGGAGCATTACCGCATCATCTACTCCTCCAGCAAGCTCAGCATCGACGAGGAGGTCTACTTCGAGAACctcatgcagctggtggaggtgagctgtggAGGAGGGGCTCCTCAAAAGCTCGGCCTGGCCAGGTCTCCCAGCCCTCCATGAAAATGGCCCATGGCCCTGGACTCCCAGCACCCGCTCCGTGCAGTCACCGCCCCAAGCTGCCTGCCTAGCAGCACTGAGTTTGCATAAAGATTTGCTTTCCAAATCCCTTGTTCTCCATGTGTCGCTCTCCAGGCACCCCGCTCTGTCCCCGCGGCACATGGTGATCTCTGTCTCACGCACACCCACCACCCCATGCTGGCAGGACTCTGCAGAGGGGATCACAGAGACTCAACTCCTGTCTTTCAGCCCTAGAGAGGGCATCTGCCACTCAGGGTGGCGGTGTGTCAGGAGGGCAGTGGGTCATGGGAAGGTTCCCACTGCACCAGCCCTAGAGGCAAATGCAGGCCACCAGTCTCTCCAGCGCTGGGCTAGATACCTCCCATCTGCACTCAAGTAGctgcgccctcccctccccctgctgaggagcccagcctctctctctctccccccccacccccccaagcgCTCGGTGCAGGCTGCGGTTAGCCAGGCtcagcctggctctgccctgaTAATGATTCAGACAAACCTGCTGAGCACTTCCTGCCTCTCAGgggcctgccccgcccccagcctgggcaggaagaggctccTCGCTGTGTGATGGAATCCGAAAGTCTCGTGCCTCTCCTGGGAGCCgagtgtgctggggcagggggctggctccAAGAGGGTGGGGATCCTGCCAGAGGGTGGAGTAGCCCAGGGAGATTTGCACTGGTTTCTCTTGAGATTTGCATTGGTTTCTCACCCTGATCTTTACTCCGTGCCCTCCAGGTTAGGGTGGACATGGCAGATCTGAGGTCACCAGGGCTCCATTAGGCTCACATGGGGGTGAAGGGACATGAGCTGGTAGGGTCCCATCCGTCTGTGATCCCCTGTCCAGCTGGttagctctggggtgggggctgggctctgctggTGTTGGTTCTGAGTGCCCATTGGAACTCCCTGGGGCAGAGATggccctggggggtggaggggagaggatgtGGCCGTCTCTTGGCTGGAGCAGACCCTCCAGATCAGCCTAGCCCAGAATCCTTGCTGTAGCCAACACCTGGTGCTGTAAAGGAAGGCAggcagctctgggctgggtgcacgtggggagcagggggtcgtctgcccagtgtgtgtgtgtgttccccagTTCACCCTTGTTTCCGGGGCTCAGACAGGAGCCTGCAGGACAAGCTCCTCTGCAGGCCCTTGCACTAAGGCCAGCTGGTCAGTTCTTGTCCTCGTGCTACCCCCTGGTGGGCAGACTGTGCCACTGCACCGTTTGAGCAACACTGGAACCCACATTTTTTCCTCTGGTATCTCTGCCAATTCTTTCCCCGCCCTGGCCACAGAAATTGGCACAGACCGGCAAGGCTCAAAAAGCCAGGGGAAACACAGGTCCAAAATGAGGAGCCATTAGCACGAATGttgggggaagtggtggaataTCTAtactggggggctgcagggtgagacTGGGGGatgtgggcaggggaggggcaacGGATCAGGACTAGGGGGGCtttggcagggcaggggaggggcagcagaTCAGGACGGGGGGGCgttggcagggcaggggaggggcagcagaTCAGGACTGGGGGGCGTTGGCAGGGTAGGGGAGGGGCAGCGGATCAGGACTAGGGGGGCgttggcagggcaggggaggggctgcagatCGGGACGGGCAGGCgttggcagggcaggggaagggctgcGGATCGGGACAGGCGGGCgttggcagggcaggggaggggctgcggaTCGGGACGGGGGGACattggcagggcaggggaggggctgcggaTTGGGACGGGGGGGCattggcagggcaggggaggggctgcggaTCTGAACTGGGGggcgttggcagagctgggggttgggaccaGACCCAGGCGGGGGCTGTCAGTCTGGATTTTAGAGCTAGGAGACGGATCAGACATTTGCCCCATGGTGCTCTCTGCCAGACCCCCCACTATCACTCCTTTGCCTTTGTGAGCACTAAAAATCACTGGGGAGGAACATCAGACAAACCCtgtggtggcagagctgggttaAATGGGGGGCCTCCCTCAGTgagcccctgcagcccagcgctgctgccctggctgtggggggaaggaaCCCAGGTTGTTTCCCTTGGAGAATCAATCTGCCTGGCCCATCCCATCCCTTACATAGGAAGGGGAATTGGAGATCTCTCTGGTTCATttggcctccccccaccctccccatttTGGACTCTCCCCTGGAGCCACAGAAGTGCCCTGGGGTATCCTCTCCCCTCAGCCCTGCGTTGGGATGGCAGGAGCTGGGCCTTACATCAGGCCTCAAACCGTGCATCAGGTGGAGCAAAGGTGTCTGGgatcacacagccagtcagtggcagagccggaATCAGACCCTGGGTCTCCTAAGTCAGGGCCCCGCCTGCCCCCGCAGAGGTCTGGCTGGGTGTGGGTCTCACCTCCTGCCTTCTCCTCCCGCCAGCATTACACCACAGATGCCGACGGGCTCTGCACACGCCTCATCAAACCCAAACTCATGGAGGGGACAATTGCGGCTCAGGACGAGTTCTCCAGAAGTGAGTGCATCCCCGAGCGGGACGCGGCACGGTCAGCAACTCGCCTCCCCAACCCCATCCATCCCAACTGGTCTGTTTGCCTGCtcacctctcccttccccttccaggtGGCTGGGCCCTCAACATGAAGGACCTGAAGCTTCTGCAGACCATCGGCAAAGGGGAGTTCGGAGGTCAGTTGGGCTCGGCTCTTGTGCTCTACCgttgggggtagggaggggaatTGGGGGCTGAGCCCCTCCCCTAGAGGAGGGATCCAGTCTCAGGCCATTCTAGCTGTGGGCTCCCTCTGGCTCCTTCCCCACTGGCTTCCCCACCCTGAGGGGGTGATGCTCTTGGGGGGCAGCAGGAATCCAGTGGGTGTCCggctgctccctggctctggcTGTAGTGACCCTTTGCCCATGCCCGGCACCTCCAGCTGAGGCTCCCGAAGCTCTTCGGGGCCGTGAAAGCCCAGTGTCTTGACCCACCGGTGCAGCAGGCTGGCTTAGCTCTTGGACCCGCACCGCCCCAAGATCGTAGGTTGGTCTTGTCCCCACgttatggggtgggggagactgaggtgcagagaggggaTGTGGCTGAGGTCACATagttgggattagaactcaggactccTCAATCTGCGCCGGAATCCCAAACTGATTCCCCGCCCCCGCGAGTAAACCCGCAGgggcccggggggcgggtctcCCTGGGCAGGGGTGGCGGCATTGTGAGGCGCCCTCCGCCCATGTCTCCTCCTTTCAGACGTGATGCTGGGCGGTTACCGCGGCAACAAGGTCGCCGTGAAGTGCATCAAACACGACGCCACGGCGCAGGCCTTTCTGGCGGAGGCCTCGGTGATGACGTGAgtgtcggggcgggggggcgggggacacgGAGACggaaggggaggctgggagctccGCGCACtgccggggtggggaggggcgtgAGGAGAGCAGGCctagggcagtggggtggggtggatctGGGGGGAAGGAGCACCCACTGGTGTGACTGGGCTTGGGGTGGATGGTGCGTGGGAACGGCGAGCCGCCCGGCACCAGCTCTGTGTCTGCAGCCGTGTCCCTGTTCCCTGGGGCCAGCGCAGATCTGCCCGCTGCTGCCTGGCTCTGAGCTGGTGCCCCGTGGCTTTGCAGGCAGCTCCGACACAGCAACCTGGTGCAGCTGCTGGGGGTGATCGTGGAGGAGAAGAGCGGCCTCTACATCGTCACCGAATACATGGCAAAGGTGAGGCTCTGCGGCCAGGGGGGAGCCAGCCGGTCCCTGGGGGCCCTGTGTGAGGCCTGGCAGCAGGGATCAAACAGGCTCCATGCTAAATCCaacagcccccttccctggcatCGAGAGTAGAACTGGCCCGTTGAGCGCCGGCCGCCCCGGCTCCTGCCCCCAGAAGTTTGCCAGTGCATGCAGGAAGCAGTGCAGCCAATAGAAAACTGCTCAGGCTTGGAATCCCCCTTCTCTttagctgccccttccccaggtcTGTGTCACTCGATCCTGGCCCATGCCTGCGTCTACAGCACCCCACCAAGCCGCTTCCCATGCGTCCTACGCCGAGCGCGTCCGTGAGTCGCTGGACACCCCAGGGGGCGCTGGACACCCCAGGGGGCGCTGGACACCCCAGGGGGCGCTGGACACCCCTGCCCGGCACTGGGAAAGATGCTTCGGGGAATCCTGGCAGATCGCGGGCACCTCCTGGAGCATTATGGGTCCTGTGAACGGAGCCGGCAGCCTCCCTGCAGTGGGAGGGTGGGACCCCCTGGAGCGCTGGCTGCAATTGTCTCTCCACAGGCACTTGAGAGGTGGGGCCTGGTGTTTCTAGTGCTTGGGCACAAACAGGAGGCCCCAGCACGGGCACCCACTGGGGGCAGGTTCGGGGTTGGTCCCCACAGCTGCTTAGACCAGGTGCGATACAGGATGCCTTCATCCCAGGGGGAGCTCAGCTGGGAGGCCCCGGCTTGTGACAGGCACCATGGGCAATTGCCCGTTTGACACGGCCCCTGCAGTAACTCAGCACCCCCGGTGCCTTGTGTGGGTGGGTCCATTACTGACCTGGAGAAGAGAGCCATCTGCTCCCCCCAGCACCACCGAGGAGTCTCCCATCCTCCTCCGGATCCAACCAGGCTCTGCTTTGCTTagcagggctccagggtggcTGGGGGCTGTCGAGGCAGCGTCGGGGGTTAGCAGGTGGGCTCTGATGGTCCTGTCTCGCTCTCTCGCCAGGGAAGCCTAGTCGATTACCTGCGATCCCGAGGGAGGTCTGTGTTGGGGGGCGACTGCCTGCTGAAGTTCTGCTTGTAAGTACGCAGCTGGGCCTCCATGACCCGGGTCCCAGAGCGCATGGGGGGGGTAGCCAGGGGTTCTTACCAACGATCCGCTCACCACATGCCTCTGAGCCTCTCGGCATCAGGGCCTCTGGTGATGGTAAAACTGTGCTTCTCCTCACACCTCCCGTGCGAGGATCTCAAAGCGCTCCACAGGTGTTATGAGCTTAGCCTCCCAGCCCGCCTCCTGTGGGGGGTGATGAGGCAGCTCAGGCAAACAGGAATTAGGTGACCCACAGCCATGTGAAGAATCCAGTAGCAGCACCGGGAATCCCAACCAGCCCTCCTGATTCTGCCCTGTGAGGATCTCGCTCTCGTGCGTGAATGGCTCTTTCTTGCACAGCAGATCTGCCCCCTAGGCATGCCTGGAGTTTGATCTCTGTCCTGCAGTATCCTCCTCCTGGCCCCGCAGAGTCAGTACAGCCCCATTCTGTCCCATCTCCTCCATCAGCAGGATAGCTCGTGACGTTGCAGTCACATTCCAGGTCTGCCTTTCCACCGCTAGCCCAGTCCTGCCCAGGGCTTGCTGCTCCTTGGTAGCTTCTCCCCCTCACACCCGCCGGCTGGGTATTTCACAAGCAGCCTGGTGGGTTTCTGGTGACGTAGAGTGACTCGgacccagggatgggggagggctaACAGCGAACAGGGGGCCCGTACCACCTGGGGACCATTGATGGGATTCTGGTGTACATTCTCCCTTaggtcacaggttcaaatccagccagTGACTTAGTTATGACTGGATGTCTGGTCAGTGACTTCTGTGAAATGAGTGAGGTGGGTCTCAGGCCAGTTCCTAGAAGGCACCAAACCGCCACGGTCATTGGCATGAACTTGTTTCCTTGGGGGCTGTGGATTGAATGATCACTAGGGACAAACCTCCTCAAAAGGGGTCCCTCCAGCCTCACCAGCAGGGGTGGGACACCCTCACTCTGTAACTGCTGTGGATAAACAGCCAGCCAGCAATCAGCCCCGAACCCCGCTGGGTTCCTAAGCCTGCCgcgctctcccccacccaccagagATGTCTGTGAAGCCATGGAGTACCTGGAAGCCAACAACTTCGTCCACCGGGACCTGGCGGCGAGGAACGTGCTGGTCTCAGAGGACAACATCGCCAAGGTCAGCGACTTTGGGCTGACGAAGGAGGCGTCGTCCACTCAGGACACAGGGAAGCTGCCGGTGAAATGGACGGCTCCGGAAGCACTTAGAGAAAAGGTGagcggagggcagggcagggcaggttcCCCAACGCCCCCCATTACCTCCCCCAAGCGCTGCCCCAGTGATCAAGTGCCCACAGTCCTGTGCTCTGTATATAAGTGGCTAGATTCTGCCTTCCATAGTGACTAGGAGAGCTGGTCACCTGCCTTGCCCATGGGCTTACTCCTTTTTGGGTGTGCCTGCCTGGGGAGATGTcctccccttgcagggccagaCAGGCTTGTGCAAGGCAGAACAGTCCTGCCCCTATGCAGCTCAGAggacatgggggcaggggtccaTGGAAGAGCTGCCCCCAGGGCTATGGGAGGAAATATTCCTCCCTTGTTATGGACGCTGCTGcccagggagggagatgggggctCAGTCTCTTAATTCCCCTCCTCTGTGGATTTTGGGGAAGCAGCTCGAGCTTTTGCAGGAGGCCACAGGCTGCTTGGAGAGCTACAATGGTGAGATAAAAGCACCGCTGCTGGCTGCAATTAAGGCGGTTAGCTGAAAGCCAGGGTGGAGCCTGgattctcctctcctcccagcacagggcaCTCTTGCCAGTGTGTGCGGGCAGGCAACGCAGCGCTGAATTAAACGGGAGGGTTTGACGTTTTGGTTGTGGGTCCTCCCCTGCTGGCTAGCCGCTCCACCCCCTGTGCCATCCCCCTGACCCCTTTGCTGCCGGCTCTCCCCTGCAGAAATTCTCCACCAAGTCGGACGTGTGGAGCTTCGGGATCCTCCTCTGGGAAATCTACTCCTTCGGGCGAGTGCCTTATCCGAGAATCGTAAGTGAGGGCAAAGCCCCAGGGGGCAGcttcccgctccctccctccctccttcccccggcCCCTCTGCTATAGCCAccttgggcctgatcttggggggggcgggcggaTGGGAGGCTCTGGGGTTTTCACAATCTGCCTAACGTCTGTCCCTCTGGAAGTGCAGGTGTCACCCACTGGACACGCTGCGCAGAAAGCAGCCAGGCACAGGGTCTGAAGGGGGgtgagccctcagccccccactgTCCGGGGGCTGTGCAGCGTTTGCGGGGGTGGAGACAGCCCCCCACACAGAGGGGGCTAACGGGAGCCCTGGCAAGTGGAGAAAGCCACTTcttggggtgggagtggagacCTGCTTGAGTGGGAGGGCTACCTGTCACTCAGGTCTCTGGCTCCTCCCTTTTTCTTGCCCCGCCCATCCaggcagccccaggccctgcccattGTTTCATCTTTGTTCTCCCTGTTGGAACCCCTCCTCAGTGActgattccccccgcccccaactgtGCTGCTGAGATCGCCCTCCTGGCCCAGCGCCCCCTCCAGATCCAggctgcccctccctgctgctttgCTCTTGTCCCTGactgccaccagcagcaccagctgcctcCACTCACTGGGCCgctgctgccccagcccatccaccctcctcctgctctgcctcGTACCCGTGGAGTGGAGCGCCGTCCACAgaaccacttcttcagatcccTCCCCTCAGGCGCCGACAAGATGTCGGCCAAGTAGCAGTGTGGAGACCAAGGGTTCGGTGCTCCCAGCTTTCCTGGGGGGCGGGCGTCTGGGGAGACACGCAGCCTTCTCCCATCTACCTGCTCTCCTTTTGGTTGGTACAGCGGCTGGCCATGTCTTGCTTGAAATGAGATTGTGGTAGGAGCTCCTAGAGGCCCTGATCAGAGTCCTGTTATGCTAGGTGCCGTGCAAGCGTAGAATGAGGAGACTAGCCCTGTTTCTCCTGCTCCTTTTCAGCCTTATCTGTTGCTTGCAAGTTCTTCGCTCTCCCTGGGTGTCcgcacagcacccagcacagtgaggCCCCGATCCCTGCCTGGGGATCTCTGGGTGCTACTAGAACGCAAATATtaggggctggggagagagagagaggccaagtATCTATCCCACAAGCACGTTTTCCTATAGACTAGCTTGACTAGGTTTAGTTCCCCAGCCCCCGGCTGTTACTGGATGGCCGTGGTGTgtctgaaagaggagaaaggggTTAGCTTGACACGTAGCTTCAGGGAGTTGATTTCCTAGGCGAGGCCAGCTGGGCTCGGCTCTGAGGTCCATCTAGCGCGcgtcccatctctgccactgctgcagagagaggcCTCAGACCCCCCAGGAGGAGATGGGCCAGAACCGGCCCCCCACAGAGATCCATCCGGAGCTCTAGTTGAGATTGCCCGTAGGGCTGAAGCAGGGAGGGTTAAGCTCCCTAGGAGCCGAGGGAGAAGCAGACTGATGGGCTGGAAGCGTTAGCCGGGCAAAGGCAGAGGAGGACGACTGGCTAAGAGAGTAGATCGGGGGGCTAAGCCaggaggggcctcacccctctgtCTGTGCTGGTGagaggggagccagtggagagactcgaaggggggaggggtgaaagcgTGTGAGCTCCCAGGGCAGGGAACCTGGGCTGTGTTCAGCGGTAGCGCTCGGGGGCCTGATCCTGGTAGGTGGGGGCCCCTGGGGACTACTGCAGTATGACTGAGGGACCAGGGGCTTAAGGAGCCGTCTTcccagcctccctctccctcGCAGCCTCTGAAGGACGTCGTTCCCCGTGTGGAGAAGGGGTACAAGATGGACGCCCCTGACGGCTGCCCCCAGGTCGTCTACGAGGTGATGAAAAACTGCTGGACCCTGGACCCCGTCATCCGGCCATCCTTCCACCAACTACGGGAACAGCTAGAGCATATCAAAGGCAACGAGCTCTACCTGTGAGACGGGGGGGCGGGGCTTCCTGAAGACACCCCCCTTCTCCCTTCggtcccgccccacccccctgcgCAGgtagcggggtgggggaggggccagatgggggaggggagaaggactGAGCGAGCTGCTGGACCTGCTCCACTCATGGAACTATCCTAGAGAGACATATTGGACTTGTGCATATCCCCGCCCTGggtctgcctcccctccccgggTCCCTTAGGCTGGGCCGGCTGGAGATGCGGGAATGAGATGGATTGATCGAGGCTGCCCCCACCACCTGGTCCCTGTAGAAATCAAACTGGGAAATTTTAGCGGCATGTTGTtacccccacactccctccctgtTCCCCCCCACTGATCCTTCCCCACAGAGTTTCTCCTCCTCGATTTCTCCCTGCGATCACATCTCCGTTTCTCCAGCTCACAGGATCGCGACAGCAGGGCACAGGGCGGGGACAACTGATGCAGCACGAGGAGGGAAGccggggtgagggaggggagagatgatAAATGGGGGGTGTCCTATTGCTGGGGGTATTTCCCGCTCCTCACACGATTCCTGCAATTGCTTAAAAACTTCTGATTCAGTTGTTTTCTCTGGGTTTTGTTgggttattttttattatttcaaatggAAACGGGCCAGCCGAGCGCTGGGGTTTTACTAAAGTACGAATCtcttattttttaatgtaattgaaaaaaaaaattaaaaaaaaggtttaaaaaagaaagaaacaaatcgACCCACCTGAAAGGAAGGAAAATCCCAAGTCTGCTAACTGACCGGGTGAAATAACTGAGAAACCAAGGGCGATTGTTGAATTGTTTCGCTTTAACTTGTTGCAGTGTTTTGCATGCCGTCTCCAGAGGCCTTTTCCAGTCCTGTCCAGTGCTTTATTCTCATGTAATGCTGCCAACTGTGAGATTAAACTGTAATAAAACCATTCCATAAGGACACACAACTCCAGGCGTGTCTTTCTCTGCCTCCCCACTATGGGGCGCAGCTCAGCCAGAGGCCAGCCTGTGGGAGAAGGGCTCTGCACTGCCAGACGTTGACGGTGAGTCATGATGGGGATGTGTCCCATATCTGGTATTTTGCCACCCTAGGGACCCAACCGCCATCTGCATGGCTTGCCGAATCTTTCCCTGTAACGAACCTCCAGGCATATGAAAACCTACCTCTTATATAGCCCCTTTCAGCGGCAAAACTCTGTGCTTTGCAAGTCGGGGGgggttacagatggggaatggaggcacagcgAGATTGACTTGCCCTGGTTGCTCAGGGAGTCTGAGACAGATCTGGCCCTTGAACTCAGTGCTCTAGAGTGCCGATCCGGTACTTTGACCACAAGGCCATTCCTTTGTGAAGCAAAATCCTGCATGAACAGCTGGGTGTTGCACTGTCCCTGGGAGGTCATCAGACTTGGGTCCGAACGATCCTGCAAGGGGAAGCAAAATGGCTCCTGAAAGGTCAGACCTGATGACTTGTAATGTAATCTCCAGTGGAGTCCGGCGGGTGTCTGGGAGGGGGGAGATGACATCGTAGGTGGGGGGGCCAGGCTGCTTGGGGTGGGTTAGCTCTTCAGCAGTGCTGTGGATTGCAGAGAGCGCACGGCAATGTAACATACTCCACACGTTCAGAAGAGGAAGCGGGCAGGGTATACAGAACCGGCATCTTGCTGCAGCCCTGAAGCTAACCCCAGTGAATGAGCATTGAAGGAATCTGGCGCAGAGGTGGCAAAGGACTCCATTTGGACCTGGAAATGATCAAGCTGGCTAGTCAAGATGATAACTGACTGCAATGGGTGGATCAGGCCATTACTTGCGCCATCTAGGAGCAGAGTGGGCAAGCTGTAGGGGTTTGTGTTAGGAGCAGGTCCAGCTGTTTGGGCTCTAGCTCTAAAGAAAACTATACATCGCAGAAGTATTGGCCGTCTGGACGGTGTTTCTCTCCCTGTCTCCCAGGTAGGTAACACTGACACCTCAATTACAGTCAGATAAAAGGTTGTGTCTTGAGCTCTGGTGACAAGGCCAGACCAGTTTCCCTTCTGAGTTATATATGCTTAGAAGTTTGTGCAAATCTACCCTTGTCTGGCACATCTGGTGACGGTGATTGTCCATGGAATAGCCATATTGCAGGTATATTGAGGGTAGGATTaagaaggggtgtgtggggaagtGTTGCTTGCTTCT
The Eretmochelys imbricata isolate rEreImb1 chromosome 10, rEreImb1.hap1, whole genome shotgun sequence genome window above contains:
- the CSK gene encoding tyrosine-protein kinase CSK yields the protein MSGMQAVWPSGTECIAKYNFQGTAEQDLPFSKGDVLTIVAVTKDPNWYKAKNKVGREGIIPANYVQKREGVKAGTKLSLMPWFHGKITREQAERLLYPPETGLFLVRESTNYPGDYTLCVSCEGKVEHYRIIYSSSKLSIDEEVYFENLMQLVEHYTTDADGLCTRLIKPKLMEGTIAAQDEFSRSGWALNMKDLKLLQTIGKGEFGDVMLGGYRGNKVAVKCIKHDATAQAFLAEASVMTQLRHSNLVQLLGVIVEEKSGLYIVTEYMAKGSLVDYLRSRGRSVLGGDCLLKFCLDVCEAMEYLEANNFVHRDLAARNVLVSEDNIAKVSDFGLTKEASSTQDTGKLPVKWTAPEALREKKFSTKSDVWSFGILLWEIYSFGRVPYPRIPLKDVVPRVEKGYKMDAPDGCPQVVYEVMKNCWTLDPVIRPSFHQLREQLEHIKGNELYL